In one Ochotona princeps isolate mOchPri1 chromosome 16, mOchPri1.hap1, whole genome shotgun sequence genomic region, the following are encoded:
- the ALDH16A1 gene encoding aldehyde dehydrogenase family 16 member A1, whose product MAATRVDSRAWEIFTTMEYGPAPESHACALAWLDTQERRLGHYVNGKWLKPEHRSAVPCQDPVTGENLASCLQAQAEDVSAAVEAARTSLESWSRIPGAKRAQHLTRMAKMLQKHERLLWTLESLVTGRAVREIRDGDVPLAQQLLQYHAVQAYTQEEALAGWEPMGVIGLILPRTFSFLEMMWRICPALAMGCTVVALVPPACPTALLLAQMAGELGSFPGILNVLSGPASLGPVLAAQPGVQKVAFCGTVEEGRALRRTLAGQGVELGLALGTESLLLLLDSGDVDSAVEGVVDAVWSDRSQGGLRFLIQESIWNESLKRLQARMGRLRGGRGLDSAVDMGARGAAARELAQRYVGEAQSQGAQVFQAGDVPSDSPFYPPTLVWGLPPAAPCIQAEVPWPLVVASPFRTAKEALALANATPRGGSGSVWSERLGQALELGHGLHLGTVWINSHGLRDPGVPTGGCKESGSSRHGGLDGLYEYLRPLGTPARLPALSENPNYDTFGLAVPPTLPAGPETGPSPAPPYGLFVGGRFQAPGSRSSRAIQDSQGKLHGYVAEGGAKDVRSAVEAAHQAAPGWTGRSPGVRAALLWSLAAAVERRGPSLTTRLERQGVEPKAAKAEVELSVQRLRTWGARAQVQGDTMQVPVLRGPVLRLREPHGVLAVVCPDEWPLLAFVSLLAPALAHGNAVVLVPSMACPLLALELCQEMASLLPAGLVNVVTGDQDHLTRCLALHQDVQALWYFGSAQGSRFVEWASAGNLKPVWVNRGSPRAWDQEAQGAGPELGLRAARTKALWLPMGD is encoded by the exons ATGGCCGCGACCCGCGTCGATTCCCGCGCCTGGGAGATCTTCACCACGATGGAGTACGGACCGGCGCCGGAGAGCCACGCATGCGCACTG gcctggctggacacccAGGAGCGGCGCTTGGGCCACTACGTGAATGGGAAGTGGTTAAAACCAGAGCACAGGAGTGCCGTGCCCTGCCAGGATCCAGTCACAG GAGAGAACTTGGCCAGCTGCCTGCAGGCACAAGCCGAGGATGTGTCTGCAGCCGTGGAGGCGGCCAGGACCTCGCTTGAAAGCTGGAGCAGAATTCCTGGAGCCAAGCGGGCCCAGCACCTGACCAG AATGGCCAAGATGCTGCAGAAGCACGAGCGGCTGCTGTGGACCCTGGAATCCCTGGTAACTGGCCGGGCAGTTCGAGAGATTCGAGATGGGGATGTCCCACTGGCCCAGCAGCTGCTCCAGTACCATGCAGTCCAGGCATACACCCAGGAGGAGGCGCTGGCAGGCTGGGAGCCCATGG GAGTCATCGGCCTCATCCTGCCACGTACTTTCTCCTTCCTCGAAATGATGTGGAGGATTTGCCCTGCCCTGGCTATGG GCTGCACCGTGGTGGCCCTTGtgccccctgcctgccccactgcCCTGCTCCTGGCCCAGATGGCCGGGGAGCTGGGCTCCTTCCCAGGCATCCTCAACGTGCTCAGTGgccctgccagcctggggcctgtGCTGGCCGCACAGCCTGGAGTCCAAAAGGTGGCCTTCTGCGGCACTGTGGAG GAAGGACGTGCCCTTCGGCGTACGCTGGCGGGCCAGGGGGTTGAGCTGGGCCTGGCGCTGGGCACTGagtcactgctgctgctactggacTCGGGGGACGTGGACTCGGCCGTGGAGGGTGTTGTGGACGCGGTCTGGTCCGACCGCAGCCAG GGCGGCCTCAGATTCCTCATCCAGGAGTCCATATGGAATGAATCCCTGAAGCGGCTCCAGGCACGGATGGGGCGGCTGCGGGGCGGCCGGGGCCTGGACAGTGCTGTGGACATGGGGGCCCGGGGAGCTGCCGCACGGGAGCTCGCCCAGCGCTATGTGGGTGAGGCCCAGAGCCAGGGTGCACAG GTGTTCCAGGCTGGCGATGTGCCCTCAGACAGCCCATTCTATCCCCCAACGTTGGTTTGGGGCCTTCCTCCAGCTGCCCCATGTATCCAGGCCGAG GTTCCCTGGCCTCTGGTCGTGGCCTCCCCTTTCCGCACAGCGAAAGAGGCACTGGCCCTGGCAAACGCGACGCCCCGAGGAGGCAGCGGCAGTGTGTGGAGCGAGAGGCTGGGGCAGGCGCTGGAGCTGGGCCACGG GCTCCACCTGGGCACCGTCTGGATCAACAGCCACGgcctcagggaccctggggtgccaACAGGCGGCTGCAAGGAGAGTGGGTCTTCTAGGCACGGGGGCCTGGAC GGTCTGTATGAGTATCTGCGGCCCTTGGGGACCCCGGCCCGGCTGCCTGCGCTATCTGAGAACCCAAACTACGACACCTTCGGCCTTGCCGTGCCCCCAACCCTACCAGCTGGGCCAGAAACGGGGCCCAG CCCTGCACCCCCCTATGGGCTCTTCGTTGGGGGCCGTTTCCAGGCTCCGGGGTCACGGAGCTCCAGGGCCATCCAGGATTCACAGGGCAAGCTCCATGGTTATGTGGCTGAGGGCGGAGCCAAGGACGTCCGCAGTGCTGTGGAGGCCGCACACCAGGCTGCCCCTGG CTGGACAGGCCGGTCACCAGGGGTCCGGGCAGCCCTGTTATGGTCCCTGGCAGCCGCCGTGGAGCGCCGGGGACCCAGCCTGACCACAAGGCTGGAGAGGCAGGGAGTGGAGCCCAAGGCCGCCAAAGCCGAGGTGGAGCTGAGTGTGCAGCGACTGCGGACTTGGGGAGCCCGGGCCCAGGTTCAAGGTGACACCATGCAG GTACCTGTACTTAGAGGCCCAGTGCTACGGCTGCGGGAGCCCCACGGCGTGCTGGCTGTCGTGTGCCCGGACGAGTGGCCCCTGCTTGCCTTCGTGTCCttgctggccccagccctggcacacGGCAATGCTGTGGTCTTGGTGCCCAGCATGGCCTGTCCCCTGTTGGCCCTGGAGCTCTGCCAG GAGATGGCCTCCCTGCTCCCCGCGGGCCTCGTGAACGTGGTGACAGGAGACCAGGACCACCTGACCCGCTGCCTGGCCTTGCACCAGGACGTCCAGGCCCTGTGGTATTTCGGATCTGCCCAG GGCTCTCGGTTTGTGGAGTGGGCCTCCGCAGGAAACCTCAAGCCCGTGTGGGTGAACAGGGGCAGCCCGCGCGCCTGGGATCAGGAGGCCCAGGGGGCAGGCCCGGAGCTGGGGCTGCGGGCGGCCCGGACCAAGGCCCTGTGGCTGCCCATGGGGGACTGA
- the FLT3LG gene encoding fms-related tyrosine kinase 3 ligand isoform X2, whose translation MTVLAPARSPTWLLLLLLLSPSLCGTPDCSFNHSPISSNFAVTISKLSDYLLQDYPVTVASNLQDEELCRALWRLVLAQRCLEQLKAVAGAQMLVLLEAVNTEIYFVTSCAFQPLPSCLRFVQTNISHLLQDTSAQLLALKPWITQRNFSRCLELQCQPESSTLLPPRSPGALEATALPPARPLLLLLLLLLLPVALTLLATAWCLQWRRARWRTSYPGEQDRPLRHPLPEDPPPGPAGPRDRWLEAGSFALCPAWRPRQDPAPAAPLAP comes from the exons ATGACAGTGCTGGCGCCAGCCCGGAGCCCAACC tggttgctgctgctgctgctgctgagccccAGCCTCTGCGGGACCCCGGACTGCTCCTTCAACCACAGCCCCATCTCCTCCAACTTTGCTGTCACCATCAGCAAGCTG tcTGACTACCTGCTGCAAGACTACCCAGTCACAGTGGCCTCCAACCTGCAGGAC GAAGAGCTCTGCAGGGCACTCTGGCGGCTGGTGCTGGCTCAGCGCTGCCTGGAGCAGCTCAAGGCCGTGGCTGGGGCCCAGATGCTGGTCCTCCTGGAGGCTGTCAACACCGAGATCTACTTCGTGACCTCATGTGCCTTCCAG CCCCTTCCCAGCTGTCTTCGCTTCGTCCAGACCAACATCTCGCACCTCCTGCAGGACACCTCGGCGCAGCTGCTGGCGCTGAAGCCCTGGATCACCCAACGCAATTTCTCCCGCTGCCTCGAGCTGCAGTGTCAGCCGG aGTCCTCTACCCTCCTGCCTCCACGGAGTCCTGGGGCCCTGGAGGCCACAGCGCTGCCGCCTGCACgccccctgctgctcctgctgctgctgctcctgctgcccgtGGCCCTCACACTGCTAGCCACGGCCTGGTGCCTGCAATGGCGAAGGGCGAGGTGGAGGACATCCTACCCTGGGGAGCAG GACAGGCCACTGAGGCATCCCCTACCAGAGGATCCGCCGCCCGGACCAGCAGGACCAAGAGACCGGTGGCTGGAGGCCGGCTCTTTCGCCCTCTGCCCAGCGTGGAGGCCACGCCAGGACCCAGCCCCAGCAGCGCCGCTCGCCCCGTGA
- the FLT3LG gene encoding fms-related tyrosine kinase 3 ligand isoform X1, which produces MTVLAPARSPTVRISRGHKWLLLLLLLSPSLCGTPDCSFNHSPISSNFAVTISKLSDYLLQDYPVTVASNLQDEELCRALWRLVLAQRCLEQLKAVAGAQMLVLLEAVNTEIYFVTSCAFQPLPSCLRFVQTNISHLLQDTSAQLLALKPWITQRNFSRCLELQCQPESSTLLPPRSPGALEATALPPARPLLLLLLLLLLPVALTLLATAWCLQWRRARWRTSYPGEQDRPLRHPLPEDPPPGPAGPRDRWLEAGSFALCPAWRPRQDPAPAAPLAP; this is translated from the exons ATGACAGTGCTGGCGCCAGCCCGGAGCCCAACCGTGCGTATTAGCAGGGGCCACAAG tggttgctgctgctgctgctgctgagccccAGCCTCTGCGGGACCCCGGACTGCTCCTTCAACCACAGCCCCATCTCCTCCAACTTTGCTGTCACCATCAGCAAGCTG tcTGACTACCTGCTGCAAGACTACCCAGTCACAGTGGCCTCCAACCTGCAGGAC GAAGAGCTCTGCAGGGCACTCTGGCGGCTGGTGCTGGCTCAGCGCTGCCTGGAGCAGCTCAAGGCCGTGGCTGGGGCCCAGATGCTGGTCCTCCTGGAGGCTGTCAACACCGAGATCTACTTCGTGACCTCATGTGCCTTCCAG CCCCTTCCCAGCTGTCTTCGCTTCGTCCAGACCAACATCTCGCACCTCCTGCAGGACACCTCGGCGCAGCTGCTGGCGCTGAAGCCCTGGATCACCCAACGCAATTTCTCCCGCTGCCTCGAGCTGCAGTGTCAGCCGG aGTCCTCTACCCTCCTGCCTCCACGGAGTCCTGGGGCCCTGGAGGCCACAGCGCTGCCGCCTGCACgccccctgctgctcctgctgctgctgctcctgctgcccgtGGCCCTCACACTGCTAGCCACGGCCTGGTGCCTGCAATGGCGAAGGGCGAGGTGGAGGACATCCTACCCTGGGGAGCAG GACAGGCCACTGAGGCATCCCCTACCAGAGGATCCGCCGCCCGGACCAGCAGGACCAAGAGACCGGTGGCTGGAGGCCGGCTCTTTCGCCCTCTGCCCAGCGTGGAGGCCACGCCAGGACCCAGCCCCAGCAGCGCCGCTCGCCCCGTGA
- the FLT3LG gene encoding fms-related tyrosine kinase 3 ligand isoform X3 — MTVLAPARSPTVRISRGHKWLLLLLLLSPSLCGTPDCSFNHSPISSNFAVTISKLSDYLLQDYPVTVASNLQDEELCRALWRLVLAQRCLEQLKAVAGAQMLVLLEAVNTEIYFVTSCAFQPLPSCLRFVQTNISHLLQDTSAQLLALKPWITQRNFSRCLELQCQPGQATEASPTRGSAARTSRTKRPVAGGRLFRPLPSVEATPGPSPSSAARPVTLDINPPSRSALARPVCG, encoded by the exons ATGACAGTGCTGGCGCCAGCCCGGAGCCCAACCGTGCGTATTAGCAGGGGCCACAAG tggttgctgctgctgctgctgctgagccccAGCCTCTGCGGGACCCCGGACTGCTCCTTCAACCACAGCCCCATCTCCTCCAACTTTGCTGTCACCATCAGCAAGCTG tcTGACTACCTGCTGCAAGACTACCCAGTCACAGTGGCCTCCAACCTGCAGGAC GAAGAGCTCTGCAGGGCACTCTGGCGGCTGGTGCTGGCTCAGCGCTGCCTGGAGCAGCTCAAGGCCGTGGCTGGGGCCCAGATGCTGGTCCTCCTGGAGGCTGTCAACACCGAGATCTACTTCGTGACCTCATGTGCCTTCCAG CCCCTTCCCAGCTGTCTTCGCTTCGTCCAGACCAACATCTCGCACCTCCTGCAGGACACCTCGGCGCAGCTGCTGGCGCTGAAGCCCTGGATCACCCAACGCAATTTCTCCCGCTGCCTCGAGCTGCAGTGTCAGCCGG GACAGGCCACTGAGGCATCCCCTACCAGAGGATCCGCCGCCCGGACCAGCAGGACCAAGAGACCGGTGGCTGGAGGCCGGCTCTTTCGCCCTCTGCCCAGCGTGGAGGCCACGCCAGGACCCAGCCCCAGCAGCGCCGCTCGCCCCGTGACACTGGACATAAACCCTCCTTCCCGATCTGCCCTGGCCAGGCCTGTCTGTGGGTGA